The following nucleotide sequence is from Hevea brasiliensis isolate MT/VB/25A 57/8 chromosome 7, ASM3005281v1, whole genome shotgun sequence.
GGTGCCAAACAAGAGAAGATCTGGTTTTCTAAGTTCTGGTTTTCTGGGTCCTATGTCCTTAATTAATTTGAAGTGGTTTCCAACTAGCATGAGAGGCCATCAGGGCCTAATAGAAAATAAAGTGACTTATTGATCCATGCTGATCATGTGCATGTACGTTCATAATTATAACATAGATTTTGGTGCTGCTTCCTGCCCCGTTTGATGTGTTCTGAAATCATAATTTCTATCATGACTTCTGATTATTCTAAAGTTAGATAAGTGTTTGGTAAATGACCATATGGCAATTAGTTCTGCAGTTATTTAGATCATTTTCTCTGTCTGTATGTGTGTTTCTATattgtaaatttaaaataaaaattctgcAATCTACTAGCAAGTAGTTTTCTTAAACTATTTCTTAATACTGCTTGCTCATGCTACTTAATTATTTTGCCTACAGTTTTCAGAGCAGCTATCCTTCTTGGGAACCAAATGCCCAGGGAAAGCAGTTCCTGTCAAATCTTAGAAATTTCAGGGAGCAAAAGTTGCAAGGACACGGAGTTAGACATGTGTATTCTCATCCTAAAACATGGCGAGGAAGCCCCAATTTGAGGGGCCCTGGAAATAGAAATACCCCCTTTTCTAGGGAAATGCCTCATTCTACTCCTGGCTTTCATTTAGGCTCTCTGTGGCTAATTGATGAAGATCAAAAGAATCACCCATATCTTCTTGATTGGTACTATACCTCGCAGCCTCATACTTCAACTAATTATACAAGAGACAGTCCAGTAGCACCCTTTGAAGCGACTGACCAACATACTGAAGATTATTGGATGCCACCCAACTTTACACAAAATAAGGCTATATATGATGATGAGCATTGGCATCACCATTATCAAGATCGAACAGAATCTCACTTGGGGGCTTCCACATCTACTCCTTTCATCCGGGAGAGTGTACTTCAACAACATGATGTCAGCAATTTTGCACATTCCTATAGGAGCCATTGGTGGGCCAGAAGTGGCCAACCTGGTGCACAGCCCCAGACAAGTTTTCTTGAGCCTCCTGATTTTAACCGCTTCACTTCAGATAATTTCTATGATAATTTTTCAGAGCGGAGCTTAGAGGAACAAGAACAGCACTTGAATTGGAGGAGTTCTCACAGGTTGTCACGAACAACTTACATGGATGATGACCTTGAAGCAGGAGAAAATGTAAATCTTCATTTTGATGATGTTTACAGCAGACCACCTGAGACTCCTAAGGAATACCAAGAGCCTCCAAGCTTTTGAATATGATACTCAATTACCTCTGTAGTCTGTTTAGAGATGGGATGCATACAGGTTTCCGAGAACCAATTGCTTTCTTTAATTTGTGTAAAAAAGGAAACTCTGTATTCTTTGTTGTATATAAGATTCATCATGAGGCTGGATCCTGAACTAAGCCTCAACTCAATTAAGAAGGTTGCATATTCCAAATAGTTAGTTCATTGCAAGCCTTCTGAAACTGTAAAAACAATTACAACCCGTTGATACATTTAAAATCTGATTCCATTCATTTTATTCTTTTGTTTTTGTTGGGTTTTGTAGGGTGGTTTGTGTGAAGAAGTATATGGATGGTTAAAAGAGAAACTTGCCTAATAGGCAATGAATGTTTTGATCATTAGGTCTCATGGTTAAATGGAGtttcttttaattcatttttatttttttattttatttttttaattttatttaacccTGGTGCTTTATTGTTATCCTATTTTAGTTTCTGTGCATTCTATTAAAGGTGGTCTGTTTGTCTGAATTAAAGGATTCTCACATTCTAATTAAATGTAGGCCAATATTTTGAAATTATGGGATTTGTGAGACTTAAATAATtaggaatttaattttgattatagAGTCGGTGATACTCACCAATTAGGTTGGCTCTATATATTACTTTCTCTGTTTGTCTCATTTTAAATAATGTTttagaaatatttttaatttaattttatttaatatttttaaaaattaagtattaattttttttttaaaattttactattGTCAATTAGTATTTTTAATAcacttattttttttatcactttTCTACATTTTAAGCACATTATAAAGATTTTtcagttaattattaattttttaataaatataaaattattaaattatttctttaatttttatgtaaaaatcTTAAAATGGAGTGAAGGaagtattatattttatatttatgtccatcttgatttttattttaatatatcatATACCACGATAATAGTTATTAAATATGAATTGAAtcgatttataaaattaataaatcaatCTTTAAACTGATTTgagtttataattaaattagataaataaGCAGTTATATGTGATATGATCAATTTagtaattgaattaataaattaaaaagactTGATTGATTTAgttgatttaattatttaatagaattttttttaatgttatataaaaattaaattcaaaattttataaaatctttaaaattaaaaatgaattgagttgatttggtaAACGATATTGTCCCATGAAGCCAACACTATTGATATTTACTGACATGTTGGTACGCACAAATTGTTTGAACTACAACTAAACGTCAATTAAAAGCGCCAATTACACCAGTTACACAAGACATGGAAAGACGAATGAAACTTGCGGTTCTATTCCTCAGCTCAGTTGTAAGGGATTTGTCGTTCAGCAGATCAACGGATAAGACTATTTGTGTGTGGAGGAGGGATGGGAGTATTCGCGCCTGTTTGTCTTTGCTCACTGGGCACATTTGGCTCGTCAAGTGCTAGGCAGTGGAGGAGGATCACGAGCAGTTCAAAGCTAGAGATCTAAGATGGGTGGTGTACAATGAGAGCCTGTTTCCATGTTGGTTTTTGACTGATTTCCTCATGCTGAAAAAGAAGCAGACTTTGAAGAAGTGAGGAGGATCTTTTTGAAATACGAATTGGAGTTTGAGTACGAAAATGAAAGCAACACAAAAGTTTGGGGAGGTAAAGATTACCCAAAGATTTAGGGTTTTGCAAGGGTTTGGCTCTGAGCTACTTTCACGACTATATCCATAGATGACATAAGTAACCCGTCAAATATCACCATGAAAATAGCCTCAATTTCACTTCTCTCTCAACTTACTCCCGAAAAGAACAAAGCACCGACTCCTTTCCTTTCCGGAAATTACATTTCTAACGCCGCACCTTCTTCTTGCTCTTCGGCCTTCGCTTCACTCACCTAGCAATCGTCACAAACCTTGCACTTCAACCAATGGCCTAATCCCAACTCCAAGATTGACACCCTTGTTGAAACAAATGCTCAAATCTCCTCTAGGCCGAGAAAAGTCAAGGAAAATATGAACTTGAAGGGCTTTTAAGTCTGCatgcttcaagcttttaaagaGATGGAGGCTTCTTTTGATAAGAAAGAACTTGGGTTGGCTTCATTGAAATTGGTTTAAAACTGGACCAAGAAGGTGAGGACCCTGACAAGTCTTTATTTTTTGCTAGTAGAGTTTTGAAAGTTCTTGATAAAGATGACAATAAACCTGCTTTACTAGTTGTCGTGGCTTTGCAATTAATGGGATCTGCTAATTTTAGTTTAAAAAGGTTTAATGATAGCGTAGGGTATTTAAATAGGGCAAATAGGACATTAGGTAGGATAGAGGCTATCAAGCCAGTGCTGTATGTGTAGCTAGAGTTGGCGAATGTGAAGACAGCAATGGGGTGGAGCGAGGAGGCTTTAGAGAATCTTAGGAAGTGCTTGGAGATCAAATAAATGACTTTGGACAAAGATAGCAAGGAATTGGGTGTGGCAAATAGGGAACTGGCAGAGGCCTATGTTGCAGTTTTGAATTTCAAGGAGGCATTGCCATTTGGTTTGAAGGCCTTGGATATACATAGGATGGTCTGCGGAATAATTCTGTGGAGGTTGCACGTGATAGGAGGCTTCCTGGGGTCATTTGCACTGGGTTGGAGGAGCATCAGAAGGCATTGGAGCAGAATTAGTTGTCACAGAAGGTCTTGAAGAATTGGGGTTTTGGTTCAAATTTGCTTCATGCAGAAATTGATGCTTCGAATGTGTGATAGAATTGGGCAGGTACGATGAGGCAATTAATACTCTGAAGGGTGTTGCTCAGCGGACAGAAAAACACAGTTAGACTCAAGCATTGCTGTTTATTTCTATGTCAAAAGCTCTGCGTAATTAAGAGAAGTTTGCTGACTTGGAGAGGTGTCTGGAGATTGCTTGTTGAATCCTTGACAAGAAAGAGGCAGTTTCTCCAGTTGAAGTTGCTGAGGCATACTCAGAGATAGCAATGCAGTATGAAACTATGAATGAATTTGAAACGGCAATTTCATTGTTAAAAGATAACACTTTCTTTGCTTGAGAAGCTTCCACAAGAAAAGCACTCAGAAGGAAGTGTTTCTGCGCTTCTGCTGACAGGTAAGGTGGCTCAGGCAATGCCTTACTTGGAGAATGCTGCTGAAAGGTTGAAAGAGAGCTTTGGTTCTTAGCATTTTGGAGTTGGTTATATCTTTACCAATATGGGGGCAGCATATTTGTAACTGAATAGACCACTGTCAGCTGCACAGATTTTTGCTGTTGCAAAAGACATCATGGATGTGGCACTTGGTCCTCAACGTGCAGATTCAATCGAGGCATGTCAAAACCTCTCAAAAGATATGGCGCCATGGGAAGGTGAGAATTATTTTCCATGTTCAAGAATTTTTGGTTTCATTCCAAACATCTGGCATTGAAAGTTTATTGCAAGTCTGAAATTGTTGCAATAATTATATACCACCAACTTTTGTGCTATGTAATCTTTTAGTCACTTATCCTCTTTCATAATGTTAGCTACTTCCTCATAAAGCCTCAACAAAACCTGAACAGCATACTCGATTCAATTCACCAAAATTCTGCCCCCTACATGCTACAATCTCCTCTGTACTCCTCACTCAAATCTTTCCTTCCACTGCCATATCAAATGCTGTATTTGTAATTGAATCTTTTCTTGTTTCCAAGTCTATTATGACCACTCTGATTAATAGTGCCATAATTGATACATCACCTGCTTGCGTCAAGGCGGGGAGGAAAAAAAAACCATGCTTCTTTATTGCTTCCACTGTTACTCTTAATTTGCCATGCATATTTTGGGAAACAAGGACATATATTCTTTGCTGCTAGGATAATCTCTCAATTGATTTTTTCAGCTTAAAGGATTGTCACAATTTAATTTGTTATGATTGCATTGCTTTCACATTATGGAATATGTTGTTTTAATGTCCCTTGGTTCATTTCATTGATGTATTTAGTTGCTTTATTGTTTTAGTCTTGTATTTAGTGATCTTATTTTACTGATAGAGAATTTTATCAATAGATAGTCTTAGTTTTCGTGCAAGTGTGGAGGATTTCTGTTACCCatgataatttttttacttttctctctctctctctctctctctctctctctctctctctcttatataattattataccgTAGAGGATTTAGTTGCTTTATTGTTTTAGTCTTGTATTTACTGGTCTTGTTTTACTGATAGAGGATTTTATCAATAGTCTTAGTTTTCGTGCAAGTGGAGAGAATTTCTGTTAcccattataattttttttttactctctctctctctctctctctctctctctctctctctctttctctctctttctcaatcttatatatataattattatacctTTCAATGTTTATAAATACATGAGTAGCTAGTTATTTCACTCAAAAAgatttaaaatcaaaatcaatgtTGTGACACTGTAGTTATTTTTATTCAGTATTGACTGTTGCATAAAATGAAGATTTTTTTGAGAGCAGCATAAAATGAAGATTGTAATCACTCTATTTTGTTTTTCAAGTAATGCATTTTCTCTTGTAAGGCACTTGTTTAATAAACTTTATCTACGGTTGAACTTCAGGTTTGCTTGAGAACAAATTCAATATTATTGGAAAGTTTGATTTTGAGAGGCAAATTTATGTTTGTTCAATAACGTTTTTATTCTTGCTAACTCTTACACCAGATAGTATGACAAAGGTTTAATGTACTTCTAAATTATCGAGTCCAATTGGGATTCTCAGTTCTTGTCATTGATGAGCTCGGTGCTTATAGGCTGTGAATATATTTCTTCATGGCTACAAGTGGGACACTACAGAGACCTTTTGGGGAAGATTAAAATCAATGGGCAGTTGAAGCCGTCAGACTCATTATAGGCGTCCTGGACTTTCACTATTCACTGAAATTGAGAAAAAGTCGTATTGGCATGCTTATACTACTGTGTCAACTGTACTTTTCACTTTGCATTTCACATGGAATATCTTGATGATGTTCATGTTGACAATATTGTTGTTTCTCATGTTGTTTTATCCATAGCTAATGGATGCTTTGTTGTTTTTCACTTCTGATATATTCAATTGAAACATGGGGAATGAAACTTATGTAGTTTTTTTggctactctctctctctctctctctctctgcgtgGACACATGATAGAGCTTTGCTTAAAGAGATAATTCGGTGTCTTAAATCCATAATGAAACTTTAGgcaaaatcatacattctgctcTTTACCAACATCAGTATAATAGCTTGAAGAAAAAAGAGGTTGGCAGTCATTCCTAGGAAGGCCACTTTTTGGTTCACTCTTAGTTGCTCATTGTTGGGTTCCCTCTGCCGTGGCTGGTTTCCATAATAACAGCCTCTTCGACCCGCCCCCATATCtatttactctctctctctctctctggagGAGTGTACAAGCAATCATTCTCATTCATAAACAGGAAGAAACCCAAACATAATTAAAGAAAGTCATCCACCTATAGTGGTTTAGGCAATGATTCTCATACCCACGCTAACATTCCATTTCATGCTGTTTATCATATGGACCCAAGTTTACCCCACATTTTCATCTTTGGTACTCTTTCGTAAGTTCTATAACATCATTGAAAAATTCCAGCAACCGTCCTGAAAAATCCAAATCAAACGGCAACTAATGAATAAAAAAACTACATGATCTCTGAGTCATAGCTTGAACTCTATTGGATGAACTGCCTTTTTTCTGGATACCCTGTCATGACCAAATGGAAAGAATGATCTCTGAACTCTGTTACTACTTTCTTCGTTACTGCTAATCCCTCTTTGATGTGTATTTTGTTGAATAGTAGCTTGAACACCTGAATAAAGCTGTCGATCAACTGCTGAATCCAAGGAGAAAGATCTCCTCATCGGTTGGACAGAGAATTGATCATCTATCCCTCTTATATCAATACACTCATCCCCCATAATCGAGAGATGGTGGCGCTTTTGTGGTTTTAACTTTCCACGCTTCTGCTCCATTTTTGATGGCGATTGATCTCTAAGTTGCATCTGAACTTCTCTTGAAGCAGGTCTTTCCTGTCGCCTGCGAGGCAAAAGAGCTCCTTCCTCTTCTCCACCCAATTCGATCACGACAAAGTCTTCATCACCACCCATCAGGCTATCAGTGTAAGGCTGCGAGCCTTGAGGTGAAGAACTTGGTGCAATGATCTGGTCAATAGGATACCTAGTAGTGCCTGAAATGCTTGATCTACAAAGAGGGCAATTGGCATTGCTTTGAAGCCAAATGTCAATGCAATCCAAATGAAATGAGTGGCTACAATTAGGAAGAACTCTAAGCATATCCTGTTCTTGGAATTCATTCAAACAGACCACACAGCCATAGATGCTTCTCCCTTCACCTTCTCTTCTATACTGAAATGTTGGGATTTCGCGGATGACAGATTCATCGAGCCCCCTATTCCACAGCGTTGGAGAGAGAGCTATAAATGAATCTTCGTTTCTTCTAGCACGCCAGACAGAAACCCACCTTAGCAGATTAAGTTGGTGCCAGTTAGAGCAGCATTTGTTGACAAAGATCATATAGTAGCCAAATAACAAGAAAGCTGTGCTTATGATGCTTAATACAGCAACAGCTAGCATAGGAGAAGCATGGTCTGAAGCAGGCGAAGGAGGTATCAAGATAGGATTCTGCTGAGTTTTGAGCTCATAGGCCATATGATCAAAATGGGGTTGCATGAGGAATTTTAGCTAGCTTCTTGAAGTATAGAGACAAAGAAGAGTGAGGGTTGACTAATGGGTTTAGGTTCATCTCTATGGAGAAACTTATACAACAAATAAAGAGAAAGAGAGATGGAGCAAGATCATTGAAAAGCTTAAGATAAGATCTAATAATGAcaagaagaggaaaaaaaaaaaaggattattaaagaaattggaaaagattcacttGAGTAAGCCATAATGATTTCTGATCGAATGAACGTGTAAAGTGTAAACTTGTGAGAAACGCTATGTCTGCcagtataaattaattatttaaaaaaataaatgaatttatcAAATTCTTTTGATAGTCGTATagtaatattttatcaaattacatataaaataaaaaaaaatattcttcATTATAATGCTGCATGTGAGGTATCTTGATGGttcatgattattattattattattattttgcctcttgttattatttttctataattttaattttcccctTATGAGGACCTTGCTATATAAAAGTTCAAAAAATTCAATtctattttcaaataaaaaagttaaatttCAAAATTGGAGTTcagtaatttaaaatattaaagataTTCATTTCATATTTGTATTATagatataataaagaaaatacaaagTCAACGAGTAAATAACTTAgaaagcaatttggcaatttgGAGAAGTGATTAAGTGAGAGATCTTAGCACTTGGAAAACACTGGCCAATGagttataaaaatcaaattgGACCCAACAACACATCTTTACAGAGACAAAATCCTCCACCAAAGGCACCTGCCCCGTTTCTTGGCTCCTCCTTGGGAAATAGCATTCCTTCTCTGGTCCTACAACTTCGTTTTTAGCcgcaaaataaatcaattaattaaaaaaattaattaatgagctttcttttatataaaaattggAGGAGTGAACTGAGACAGTATTATTGAACTGGCTTGAGTTGAGAGCCTTCGGGCTCTCATATCTATGGCAAAAAGTGTGCGTGAGTTATATGGGTTAATGACTCTTGATAaagttataataattttattaaaatatggattttatttttaaattgtatGTGTATGTGTtgccttttaaaaaaaaaaaatttaatgtcaATAGGGGTGAATTGGTGTGTGTGATCAACTCACATAAATCTCTTAGTAAAGCTGAGcctttgaactttcacatcaaTTGTGAAAAACATGTGTCAGAGTTATTTGGATTAGTGAGCTTGACAAAATTACTATAGTTTTATCAAGGCGCGTGTTTTATCCCTGACTCGTGTGTGCGCATTGTCTgcttttgagaaaaaaaaaaggcttgGAGGTTGACCCTATGAAGAAAAAAAAGGCTTGGAGGTTAACCCTATGAAGGACTGAGTGAATGGATTAGTAGATTAATGGTTCAACtagtaaattattaaaaattaattatatataaattaattaaaattaatatctattaatataaataaataaaattaattaaattttaattatttaaaataaaatgttaacttttattaagttatatttaataaattttaatagtattttaaaattttatataaaaatattaaataatataatgaataaaaatttctataaatatattattctctttttaataaatatgaaatataaagtgactattaaaaataaatatattgaaataaaaaatatataactaCCAAACTAGGTCCAttgcatttaaaaaaaaactagtttaattgattttaattttataaattttttatgagatttttagtttaattttttataaaaaaaaaataaaaaagagatatTGTATTTAGGGCTGAGTagaattcggttcaaactgaaaaatcgaatcgaaccgagtcAATTCAGTTTAATTagttcagttttaaaattcaatcgattcggttcggttaggTTTTACCTTATAaaaatttcgttattttgttttggttcggttttgaagagaaaaaatcaattaaattgaacagaactgaatagtaatttatatattcaaatcgaaccgaattgatttttgaattgatttatttttatgagaaatttatgaattatatttaattatatatatatattaattatttaatttcattgattaatggttattaggttcaaaacaaagtcaaaattagaccaaataacttgaaaatcaagtctacattaaaaaatcaatcaaaaatcaaaagcgATCGGTTTAAATCAAATCGAAATAGAGCGGTtcggttcaatttgatttttcacccattcaattcggttcgatttctaaaatttaaaattcgatttttataatttaattcaattcggttcggttcaaaccgaatgaTCACCCCTAATTGTATTGAATAATTGAATTGGTCAGGTCATACAAATTCAACCTCTGAGTCAACTAAGTTACGATGGATCGCTTTCTTGTCTGATTCAATTACAAATTTGTACTGATTCATCAATTCAACCAATTGATTTGATCCGAGTTTAATAATTATGGACTCAGACTTAACACCTACCAAGGGAGTGATACACCTTTAATTACTGTACCAAGTTAAAGCTAGACTtaactaatgagttttaatttaataatattaaaattgaaaagtgttgaatttgaaaattttaattaaaatcaatttcatatataaagaaaaaaaatagtaaTTTAGATGTTTTCAAATAATAGTGTAAAATCTAAATTAGTATTTTATAGTTAAATGAATTCATTATTGAATAAGCATTTTAACATTATTAATGTGATGTTATTTTTGTAGATATCACTTCAACAATCACATTAATAATTGTAAATAATCTTAaggtattaaatttttttattaacaaatttaatcaaataatattcatttaccaaaatttaaaatatataattctatatGAAAATAATGCAAATCACAgttacaatatttttttttaattttaaaacattccaattaaaaataataattttacccATTTCTGTTAAAAAAATTTGTCTCATCCGGAACTTTATGGAGAATTTTCATCTATGTCATTTTGTTTGCACAAAAGGACTGTCCAATGAGATATAAATTATACAACTTTAATAGCTTTTTCCTTTataattaaagagaaaaaaaaaaaaaaaaacttaggatGTTCCTAAAATATTGAGaacaataaagaaagaaagaaagaaaaagtttAATTCTCTCATAAAATACTGGTGTTAATATATGCTTACTGATCAATATATAGTACTGGTGTTAATATAAAATATCAGAATTGTAAAATGAATCTGTTTACCAGTATTCTCTTGAATATTTAACTTGTAATTGTCATTTAAATTCTCATTATTCAACCCTCAGCCACCAACATTATTGTCATAATCCTCTCCACACCACCACACACCCCCACCCCACACCCCTGCCCCCACCCAAAACAATACTTTAATCTGGGAAATGGAATATACACTAAAATTTTCCTTATAAAATTGTGGAGTTGCTTGTGTGTCAATTACAAGTTTATAATGACAGGCCACTTGCATGCAATTACAAATGCTTAATTACTTCATAAAAGCATATGGATTGTCTTCACATCATAAGACCATATTTTTCCTTCAATCGCATCAAAAAGCTATGGAGAAACTCTTCAAGCTGGTATAATGTTCAATCTTTACCTGAAAATTATATATTTCCACCAGAGATTAGACCTGGAAAACACAATGTTACCATATGCAACACCATTCCAGTGGTTGATCTTGAAGGAACCGATGCAACCTGGAAAATTCTGAAGGCCGGCCAAGAGTTTGGATTCTTTCGTGTTTTTcttcttgttttctttttttgaaaTGAAACACTATTATTTTGGTAATATATTCAAATTGCAGGAGATTAACCATGGAGTTTCAGAGAATTTAATGGATGAAACTGAGTGTTTTAAAGGAATTCTTTGAGATGGCTGCAGAAGACAAGGCAAAACTCTACTCTAAGGACCCAAGTAGAATCTGCAGGCTTTACACAAGCTCTGGAAATTACGACAATGAACAAGTTCATTTTTGGCGTGACAATCTGAGGCATCCTTGTCATCCCTTACAGGAATTTATTGAACAATGGCTTGAAAAGCCAACAAGATACAGGCAAGGTAAACTTTACTTAATTTCttcctatattttttttcttttctacattTGTTTGttcattgtaattatttttcAGAGAAATTGTTGGAGCAAGTTCGGTTGAGGT
It contains:
- the LOC110669508 gene encoding RING-H2 finger protein ATL16, whose translation is MQPHFDHMAYELKTQQNPILIPPSPASDHASPMLAVAVLSIISTAFLLFGYYMIFVNKCCSNWHQLNLLRWVSVWRARRNEDSFIALSPTLWNRGLDESVIREIPTFQYRREGEGRSIYGCVVCLNEFQEQDMLRVLPNCSHSFHLDCIDIWLQSNANCPLCRSSISGTTRYPIDQIIAPSSSPQGSQPYTDSLMGGDEDFVVIELGGEEEGALLPRRRQERPASREVQMQLRDQSPSKMEQKRGKLKPQKRHHLSIMGDECIDIRGIDDQFSVQPMRRSFSLDSAVDRQLYSGVQATIQQNTHQRGISSNEESSNRVQRSFFPFGHDRVSRKKAVHPIEFKL